In Desulfobacterales bacterium, a single genomic region encodes these proteins:
- the rho gene encoding transcription termination factor Rho translates to MDLAELKEKKIIELTRMAKQYKIEGISSLRKQELIFAILKAQTKVAKSDKNGMVRASGVLEILPDGFGFLRAPDSNYLPGPDDIYVSPSQIRRLSLRTGDTIEGVVRSPKEGERYFALLKVDRINFDKPEVAKDKTLFTNLTPLHPNERLNMECEPKDFSTRIINLMAPIGKGQRGLIVAPPRTGKTVLMQKIAKSIAQNHKDIHLIVLLIDERPEEVTDMSRSVIGEVVSSTFDEPPQRHIQVAEMVIEKAKRLVEHQRDVVILLDSITRLARAYNTVTPASGRILSGGVEATALHRPKRFFGAARNIEEGGSLTIIATALVETGSRMDEVIFEEFKGTGNMELVLDRKMADRRIFPAININRSGTRKEDLLMEPAELNRVWILRKLLSSLNPADSMEFLIDKMRRTKTNAEFLDSMNS, encoded by the coding sequence ATGGATTTAGCAGAGTTGAAAGAAAAGAAGATAATCGAGTTGACCAGGATGGCCAAGCAGTACAAGATCGAAGGGATCAGTTCCCTGCGTAAACAGGAATTGATCTTCGCCATCCTCAAGGCCCAGACCAAGGTGGCCAAATCGGACAAGAACGGGATGGTCCGGGCCAGCGGGGTGCTGGAGATCCTGCCGGACGGTTTTGGTTTCCTCCGGGCCCCGGATTCCAACTATCTGCCCGGTCCCGATGATATCTATGTTTCCCCGTCCCAGATCAGGCGGTTGAGTCTGCGCACCGGCGATACGATCGAAGGGGTGGTTCGCTCGCCCAAGGAGGGCGAGCGCTATTTTGCCCTGCTTAAGGTGGACCGGATCAACTTCGACAAGCCGGAGGTTGCCAAGGACAAGACCCTTTTTACCAATCTCACCCCCCTGCACCCCAACGAACGATTGAACATGGAGTGTGAACCCAAGGATTTCTCCACCCGGATTATCAACCTGATGGCGCCGATCGGCAAGGGCCAGCGCGGCCTGATCGTGGCCCCGCCCCGCACCGGCAAGACGGTGTTGATGCAGAAGATTGCCAAGTCCATTGCCCAGAACCATAAGGACATCCATCTGATCGTCCTGCTGATCGACGAGCGGCCCGAGGAGGTTACCGACATGTCCCGCAGCGTCATCGGGGAAGTGGTCAGTTCCACCTTTGACGAGCCGCCGCAACGGCATATCCAGGTGGCGGAGATGGTCATCGAGAAGGCGAAACGGCTGGTCGAACACCAGCGCGACGTGGTGATCCTGCTGGACAGCATTACCCGCCTGGCCCGGGCCTATAACACCGTTACCCCGGCCAGCGGCCGGATCCTCTCCGGCGGGGTGGAGGCCACGGCCCTGCATCGGCCCAAGCGGTTTTTCGGGGCGGCCCGGAATATTGAGGAGGGCGGCAGCCTGACCATCATTGCCACCGCCCTGGTTGAAACCGGAAGCCGGATGGACGAGGTCATCTTCGAGGAGTTCAAGGGGACCGGTAACATGGAGTTGGTCCTTGACCGCAAGATGGCGGACCGGCGGATCTTCCCGGCCATCAATATCAACCGGTCCGGCACCCGCAAGGAAGATCTGTTGATGGAGCCGGCCGAGCTGAACCGGGTATGGATCCTGCGCAAGCTCCTTTCCTCGTTGAACCCGGCTGATTCCATGGAGTTCCTGATCGATAAGATGAGACGGACCAAGACCAATGCCGAGTTTCTGGACTCAATGAACAGTTGA
- the rpmE gene encoding 50S ribosomal protein L31 has protein sequence MRSDIHPEYHKISARCACGNQVELGSVLTEMKVEICSNCHPFFTGKQKLLDSTGRVEKFMKKYAKHMKK, from the coding sequence ATGAGAAGCGATATCCATCCTGAATATCATAAAATCAGCGCCCGCTGTGCCTGTGGGAACCAGGTGGAACTGGGCTCGGTCCTTACTGAGATGAAGGTTGAGATCTGCTCCAACTGCCATCCCTTTTTTACCGGCAAGCAGAAGCTTTTGGACTCCACCGGGCGGGTTGAGAAGTTCATGAAGAAATATGCCAAGCACATGAAAAAGTAG